In Flavobacterium sp. N3904, one DNA window encodes the following:
- a CDS encoding glycosyltransferase family 2 protein — protein MISVVIRNKNEAPALEYILKILHKVYQDDIDEIILVDNLSTDKSIEIAENFNCRIVMIDDFTYGKAINLGISTANNNLILLLSSHAVPVGNSFFKNSIAEFAVNPSLAGMRYINSYANYKRAIDNNFKVKDGLNFGMMAGCAMVNKKVWYEFKFDETLVFSEDKEWSDRVLKAGYEIMDFNETFFYHINRDKKGILNRYKNETVAHYQLHKLKYISILKIFGVLFFRIMFQLPKEYMVKVFHEFRLFVIKIKIRRKLLSK, from the coding sequence ATGATATCAGTAGTAATAAGAAATAAAAATGAGGCACCTGCTTTAGAATATATTTTAAAAATTCTCCATAAAGTATACCAAGATGATATTGATGAGATAATTCTAGTAGATAATTTATCGACGGATAAAAGTATAGAAATTGCTGAAAATTTTAATTGTAGAATTGTAATGATTGATGATTTTACGTATGGTAAGGCCATAAATTTAGGAATCTCTACTGCTAATAATAATTTGATATTGCTCTTGAGTTCTCATGCCGTTCCTGTTGGGAATTCATTTTTTAAGAACTCAATTGCTGAATTTGCTGTTAACCCATCATTAGCGGGAATGCGGTATATTAATTCATATGCAAATTATAAAAGAGCAATTGATAATAATTTCAAGGTAAAAGATGGACTAAATTTCGGTATGATGGCAGGCTGTGCTATGGTTAATAAAAAGGTATGGTATGAGTTTAAGTTTGATGAAACACTTGTGTTTAGTGAAGATAAAGAATGGTCTGATCGTGTATTGAAAGCGGGATATGAAATTATGGATTTTAACGAAACTTTTTTTTATCATATAAACCGCGATAAAAAAGGTATTTTAAATAGATATAAAAACGAAACTGTTGCTCATTATCAGTTGCATAAATTGAAATATATTTCAATACTTAAAATTTTTGGAGTACTTTTTTTTAGGATTATGTTTCAATTGCCAAAAGAATACATGGTAAAAGTCTTTCATGAATTTCGCTTATTTGTAATAAAAATTAAGATTAGAAGAAAACTTTTGTCAAAATAA
- a CDS encoding acylneuraminate cytidylyltransferase — protein MKKIGIIPLRKGSKGIPGKNKKKMVGRPLFSWVLTEAIFSDLDEVYVFTDDTEIIAFVEREYHWTTKVKALFRDAENANDTASTESTMLEFSEKISHDYDVLCLLQATSPLTLAAAINTGLEKITKENYDSSLSVVKTHRFTWNSDGTPQNYDVFNRPRRQDFEGLLIENGAVYCTTKEAFLKSKNRVSGTIGLVEMPEETLIEIDSLSDWNIIETLLINRQKSKKQQQKIDFLVLDVDGVFTDGCVYYNEGGEMAKKFDMRDGMGLEILRQNNVEVVVLTSENSKLVAQRMEKLQIGNTFLGVKDKYSFLKHFISSRNSSFAALAYVGDDVNDLTNICSVGWSFAPANAVDVVKMNADIVLSHHSGNGAIREVCELIMKYNKRYE, from the coding sequence ATGAAAAAAATAGGAATTATTCCACTCCGTAAAGGCTCCAAAGGAATTCCAGGAAAGAATAAAAAGAAAATGGTAGGACGACCTCTGTTTTCTTGGGTACTCACTGAAGCCATTTTTTCGGATCTGGATGAAGTATATGTGTTTACGGACGATACAGAGATAATAGCGTTTGTTGAGCGTGAATACCATTGGACCACCAAGGTAAAAGCATTGTTTCGAGATGCAGAAAATGCCAATGATACCGCATCTACCGAAAGTACGATGTTGGAGTTTTCCGAGAAGATAAGTCATGATTACGATGTGTTGTGCTTGTTGCAGGCCACTTCTCCTTTAACATTGGCCGCAGCTATTAATACAGGATTAGAGAAAATCACAAAAGAAAATTATGATTCTTCTTTAAGTGTTGTCAAAACACATCGATTTACTTGGAACAGTGATGGGACTCCCCAGAATTATGATGTGTTTAATAGGCCCCGAAGACAAGATTTTGAAGGTTTGTTGATAGAAAATGGAGCTGTGTATTGTACTACAAAAGAAGCGTTCTTGAAATCCAAAAACAGAGTAAGCGGAACTATAGGGTTGGTGGAAATGCCCGAAGAAACTTTGATCGAAATAGACAGCCTTTCGGATTGGAATATCATTGAAACTCTTCTGATTAATCGTCAAAAATCAAAAAAACAGCAGCAAAAAATAGATTTTTTGGTATTGGATGTTGATGGTGTTTTTACTGATGGTTGCGTGTATTACAATGAAGGAGGAGAAATGGCCAAAAAGTTTGATATGCGTGATGGAATGGGGTTGGAAATTCTAAGACAAAATAATGTTGAGGTGGTAGTGCTGACGTCAGAAAATTCTAAATTGGTAGCCCAAAGAATGGAAAAACTCCAAATTGGAAATACTTTTTTGGGGGTTAAGGATAAATACTCCTTTTTAAAACATTTTATTTCTTCGAGAAATAGTAGTTTTGCAGCCTTGGCTTACGTAGGGGACGATGTCAATGATTTGACCAATATTTGTAGTGTTGGTTGGTCTTTTGCTCCAGCAAATGCTGTTGATGTTGTCAAAATGAATGCAGATATCGTTTTGTCACATCATTCTGGGAATGGGGCTATTAGGGAAGTGTGTGAATTGATAATGAAGTACAATAAAAGATATGAATAA
- a CDS encoding glycosyltransferase family 2 protein, which produces MLVSIIIPVHQTHDYFKSCVESALAQTYTNLEIIVACNGELTLQQCQNFLNIADTRLVFIKTSKGRHSARNEALKVTKGSWIQFLDYDDYLFPYKIEEQLISIVKSIGTGLSICQWKKFTERIDEHYTFPFQDLYNESQISAGQLVQKLGQSGGFIATASWLVSKELLTGSRWIDSPNDDAVFLSEILKKSPEIIMSPKVLAGYRIHDSNTSSIRSKEEFDKLMHSWRIIHQNLLIFKETQINLYLYKAYLNLIRYSKQINKYRIIEVIYNCLNFGFKARVGFLMYKDFKRYLLK; this is translated from the coding sequence ATGCTAGTTTCCATAATAATTCCAGTACATCAAACTCATGATTATTTTAAAAGTTGTGTTGAGAGTGCTTTGGCTCAAACGTACACCAATTTAGAAATTATAGTAGCCTGTAATGGTGAATTAACACTGCAACAATGTCAAAATTTCCTAAATATTGCAGATACTAGACTGGTATTTATAAAAACTTCCAAAGGACGTCATAGCGCTCGCAACGAAGCGTTAAAAGTGACAAAAGGATCTTGGATTCAATTTTTGGATTATGACGATTATTTGTTTCCATATAAAATAGAAGAACAGCTAATTAGTATTGTTAAAAGTATTGGTACTGGATTATCCATTTGCCAATGGAAAAAATTCACTGAAAGAATAGATGAACATTATACTTTTCCTTTTCAAGATTTATATAATGAATCTCAAATAAGTGCGGGCCAGTTAGTGCAAAAATTGGGACAGTCTGGAGGGTTTATTGCGACTGCTTCCTGGTTGGTTTCAAAAGAATTATTGACAGGCTCAAGATGGATAGACAGCCCGAATGATGATGCAGTATTTTTATCCGAAATTTTAAAAAAATCACCCGAAATAATTATGAGTCCCAAAGTTTTAGCGGGTTATAGAATTCATGATTCTAATACTAGTTCCATCCGGTCTAAAGAAGAGTTCGATAAATTGATGCATAGTTGGAGGATAATTCATCAAAACTTATTGATTTTTAAAGAAACTCAAATAAATTTATACCTATACAAAGCTTATCTTAATTTGATTCGATATTCAAAACAAATTAATAAGTATAGAATTATTGAGGTTATTTATAATTGTTTAAATTTTGGTTTTAAAGCAAGAGTTGGATTTTTGATGTACAAGGATTTTAAACGTTATTTGCTTAAATAG
- a CDS encoding glycoside hydrolase family 99-like domain-containing protein, which translates to MNRIKPIAIYLPQFHPIPENDEWWGKGFTEWTNVTKAQPRFEGHYQPHLPADLGFYDLRLEEARLAQEQLAKSYGIHGFCYYHYWFNGKRLLFEPLDRKLKNPKEDLPFMMCWANENWTRTWDGLDKEVLLKQEYSFDDDLAHIQHLIPYFKDERYIKVNGKPIFIIYRPKLFPDIQKTISIWRKAVQDVGFPDLYIGFAQNLGHSFAPSEKGFDFGFQFQPNIGSQSSGVPYGVAKMERLKNEFKVLLGYRIRKKFGIKFKKIDYYYDYVHYSEIQKNLGFIKDVYPGITPMWDNSARKKEDCFILHNSTPEKYKKWLGYIKENYPWDTVPENFLFINAWNEWAEGNHLEPCQKWGRAYLEVTKEILE; encoded by the coding sequence ATGAATAGAATTAAGCCTATAGCAATTTATTTGCCTCAATTTCATCCTATTCCAGAAAATGATGAGTGGTGGGGAAAAGGTTTTACAGAATGGACAAATGTTACCAAAGCCCAGCCAAGATTTGAAGGCCATTATCAACCCCATTTACCTGCTGATTTGGGATTTTATGACCTAAGACTTGAAGAAGCACGATTAGCTCAAGAACAACTGGCTAAATCCTATGGAATTCATGGTTTTTGTTATTATCATTATTGGTTTAATGGTAAACGATTGTTGTTTGAACCATTGGATAGAAAGCTAAAAAACCCAAAAGAAGATTTGCCTTTTATGATGTGTTGGGCCAATGAAAACTGGACTAGAACATGGGATGGTTTAGATAAAGAAGTATTGCTTAAACAAGAGTATAGTTTTGATGATGATTTGGCACATATTCAACATCTGATTCCTTATTTTAAAGATGAACGATATATAAAAGTAAATGGAAAGCCTATATTTATAATCTACCGACCAAAATTATTTCCGGACATACAAAAGACAATTTCTATATGGAGAAAAGCAGTTCAAGATGTCGGTTTTCCTGATCTTTATATAGGATTTGCTCAAAATTTGGGTCATTCTTTTGCGCCATCAGAAAAAGGATTTGATTTCGGTTTTCAATTTCAACCTAATATTGGAAGTCAATCTAGTGGTGTGCCTTATGGTGTAGCTAAAATGGAGCGACTAAAAAATGAATTTAAAGTATTGTTGGGATATAGGATTAGAAAAAAGTTTGGGATCAAGTTTAAAAAAATTGATTATTATTACGATTATGTCCATTATTCCGAAATTCAAAAAAACCTTGGTTTTATAAAGGATGTATATCCAGGTATTACCCCTATGTGGGATAATTCGGCAAGGAAAAAAGAGGACTGTTTTATTTTGCATAATTCAACACCTGAAAAGTATAAAAAATGGTTGGGTTATATTAAAGAAAATTATCCTTGGGATACTGTGCCCGAGAACTTTTTGTTTATAAATGCTTGGAATGAATGGGCTGAGGGAAATCATTTGGAACCTTGTCAGAAATGGGGTAGAGCTTATTTAGAAGTGACAAAAGAAATTCTGGAATAA
- a CDS encoding glycosyltransferase family A protein — protein sequence MRKGENPSKNILLPTSVSSHRVIIPLYIPNEEGYYKDSFQIFEYCLLSVVKTSVTKLKISVVSNNSCDSVNDKLFQLQQQGLIDELIIEKEAIGKINSILKALRTAKERLITVTDADVLFNEGWEKAVLDVFEALPKAGSVSPVPVFRTHLRLTSNIWFRYLFSKKLFFRPVKNPEGLTAFAKSIGWPRLDLKYKDVIGTIKAKNNTIAVLGCSHFVVTYKREIFKQSPNENSIYQLGGNSEQLYLDEPVLKMGGYRLATYDNYAFHMGNTFEPWMKEVYENLKETEKITIDYNSLPLLKQNKFEYFLSEKIFKKLFAFKKIYRYILKSKGLSEEQIKNFTS from the coding sequence ATGCGAAAAGGAGAAAATCCATCAAAAAATATTTTATTACCAACTTCCGTTTCGAGTCATCGAGTGATAATTCCTTTGTACATACCTAATGAAGAAGGATATTATAAAGATAGTTTTCAGATTTTTGAGTATTGTTTGTTGTCTGTTGTAAAAACCAGTGTTACAAAACTCAAAATTTCGGTCGTTAGCAATAATTCTTGTGATTCGGTTAATGATAAGTTATTCCAACTTCAGCAACAAGGATTGATTGATGAATTAATTATTGAAAAAGAGGCTATAGGTAAAATTAATAGTATTTTGAAAGCATTACGCACGGCAAAAGAACGTTTGATTACTGTTACAGATGCTGATGTTTTATTTAATGAGGGTTGGGAAAAGGCTGTTTTAGATGTATTTGAAGCACTTCCTAAAGCAGGTTCCGTAAGTCCAGTTCCTGTTTTTAGAACACATTTAAGATTAACATCAAATATTTGGTTTCGTTATCTTTTTTCAAAAAAATTATTTTTTAGACCTGTTAAAAATCCAGAGGGTTTAACCGCATTTGCTAAGAGTATAGGTTGGCCAAGATTAGATTTAAAATATAAAGATGTTATTGGAACTATAAAAGCCAAAAATAATACTATTGCTGTTTTAGGATGCTCCCATTTTGTGGTTACTTATAAACGAGAAATTTTTAAGCAATCGCCAAATGAAAATAGTATATACCAATTGGGAGGAAATAGTGAACAATTATATTTGGATGAACCCGTTTTGAAAATGGGTGGATATCGATTAGCTACCTATGACAATTATGCTTTTCATATGGGAAATACTTTTGAACCGTGGATGAAAGAGGTTTATGAGAATCTAAAAGAAACTGAAAAAATAACAATTGATTATAATTCTCTCCCACTTCTAAAACAAAACAAATTTGAATATTTTTTATCTGAAAAAATATTCAAAAAGCTTTTCGCATTCAAAAAAATATATCGGTATATATTAAAAAGTAAAGGATTGTCTGAAGAGCAAATTAAAAATTTCACATCATGA
- a CDS encoding glycosyltransferase family 4 protein: MKKILFISHDAHLAGAQILLLNLLKWIKKHHSEIQFDLLLAGEGVLTADFKNVTNVLKMPFPKKNANSLDKITYKLKLNFFYNHISNQKYDLIYNNTFSNGFILSVLSLNKVPIITHVHELEYWIKKSGVENKNQIKASTNYYLTASMSVTNYLLKNHIAEKNNVEVVYEWIDSQDLLHQKEKKSIRNFLNLPEDSIIIAASGRENFRKGKDWFIPIAIQVLAMMKSKKIHFVWIGGHTGEELVFDCLKSGFHNNIHFIEHIPEANAYFNEFEIFMMLSREDPFPLVNLEAAIWEVPVICFENTGGTEELVSENCGIKVPYGNLNMFSEAIIRVLENKEFKDEIGTNIKEKVLREYDINVVGEKIVKAIFKVIENYE; encoded by the coding sequence ATGAAAAAAATACTTTTTATATCGCACGATGCACATTTGGCCGGAGCTCAAATATTACTGTTGAATTTGTTAAAGTGGATAAAAAAGCATCATAGCGAAATACAATTTGATTTATTATTGGCAGGTGAAGGTGTGTTGACTGCTGATTTTAAAAATGTCACGAATGTTTTAAAAATGCCTTTCCCTAAAAAAAACGCTAATAGTTTAGATAAAATTACTTACAAGCTTAAATTAAATTTTTTTTATAATCATATTAGTAATCAAAAATATGATTTAATATATAACAATACGTTTTCTAATGGATTTATTTTAAGCGTTTTAAGTCTTAATAAAGTGCCAATTATTACGCATGTCCATGAATTGGAGTATTGGATTAAAAAAAGTGGAGTAGAAAATAAAAATCAAATTAAGGCTTCTACAAATTATTATCTTACCGCTTCAATGTCCGTTACCAACTATTTATTAAAAAACCACATTGCAGAAAAAAATAATGTTGAAGTAGTTTATGAATGGATTGATAGTCAGGATCTTTTGCATCAAAAAGAAAAAAAAAGTATAAGGAATTTTTTAAATTTACCAGAGGATTCCATAATTATTGCGGCATCAGGACGTGAAAATTTCAGAAAAGGAAAAGATTGGTTTATTCCCATAGCCATACAAGTTTTAGCAATGATGAAAAGTAAAAAAATCCATTTTGTTTGGATTGGAGGGCACACAGGCGAAGAATTAGTATTTGATTGCCTAAAATCTGGTTTTCACAACAATATACATTTTATTGAACATATACCCGAGGCCAATGCTTATTTTAATGAATTTGAAATTTTTATGATGCTATCAAGAGAGGATCCTTTCCCTTTAGTTAATTTAGAAGCAGCAATTTGGGAAGTTCCTGTAATTTGTTTTGAAAATACTGGTGGTACAGAAGAATTGGTGAGTGAAAATTGTGGTATCAAAGTGCCATATGGGAATTTAAATATGTTTTCTGAAGCGATAATTAGAGTTCTAGAGAATAAGGAATTTAAGGATGAAATAGGAACGAATATTAAAGAAAAAGTATTGAGAGAATACGATATAAATGTTGTTGGGGAAAAAATTGTGAAAGCAATATTTAAAGTTATTGAAAATTATGAATAG
- a CDS encoding glycosyltransferase — protein MRILMVSIPSLHFFRWTSQLQDSGHEVYWFDITGMSEPVERLSWVSQKTAWKLRFNYPGRIFFKKNFSKVYRFLQGFNEQDTATVFEEYLKEVKPDVVHSFALYLSCTPILGVMNKYQTLKWIYSSWGSDLYYFQNELSYLKDIKNVLFRIDYLFTDCKRDYEIAKKHGFKGEFLGVFPGGGGFLLEKMKVYSIPFEQRKTILIKGFQGRSGRAIPVLKAIEEMKKLLQEYEIVVFGADKEVIAYTDNSVLQSWDNFAIYGKSSHEEILKLMGKSLIYIGNSNSDGIANTLLEAICMGVFPIQSNPGGVSEEIITNGINGLLIEDCEDVLEIIEKIKYVITIDLKPAVAFNSKNLSLIFEYNYIKEKVEEKYNNLMGNLSS, from the coding sequence ATGAGAATCCTTATGGTTTCAATTCCGTCCCTCCATTTTTTTAGATGGACAAGCCAATTGCAAGATTCAGGTCATGAGGTTTATTGGTTTGATATAACTGGGATGAGTGAACCAGTTGAAAGATTAAGTTGGGTCTCCCAAAAAACAGCATGGAAACTGAGATTTAATTATCCAGGCAGAATTTTTTTTAAGAAAAATTTTTCTAAAGTATATCGATTTTTGCAAGGTTTTAATGAGCAGGATACTGCAACTGTTTTTGAGGAATATCTAAAAGAAGTAAAACCAGATGTTGTGCATAGTTTTGCTTTGTATCTTTCTTGTACGCCTATTTTGGGAGTAATGAATAAATACCAAACCTTAAAATGGATTTATTCTTCGTGGGGCAGTGATTTGTATTATTTTCAGAATGAACTTTCTTATTTGAAGGATATCAAAAATGTGCTGTTTAGAATAGATTATCTTTTTACCGATTGTAAACGAGATTATGAGATAGCAAAAAAACATGGTTTCAAGGGCGAATTTTTAGGAGTTTTTCCTGGAGGCGGAGGATTTCTTTTAGAAAAAATGAAAGTCTATTCAATCCCTTTTGAGCAACGAAAAACTATTTTAATTAAAGGGTTTCAAGGGCGTTCTGGTCGGGCAATTCCAGTTTTAAAAGCAATTGAGGAAATGAAAAAACTTTTGCAAGAATATGAAATAGTCGTGTTTGGGGCTGATAAAGAAGTTATTGCTTATACAGATAATAGTGTTTTGCAAAGTTGGGATAATTTTGCCATATATGGGAAATCATCACATGAAGAGATTTTAAAACTAATGGGTAAGTCGTTGATTTATATTGGAAATAGTAATTCTGACGGAATTGCAAATACGTTGTTGGAAGCCATTTGTATGGGTGTTTTTCCGATACAGTCTAATCCAGGTGGTGTAAGTGAAGAAATCATCACTAATGGTATCAATGGATTGCTAATTGAAGATTGTGAAGATGTGTTGGAAATTATAGAGAAGATTAAATATGTGATTACGATTGATCTTAAACCGGCGGTTGCTTTCAACTCTAAAAATCTTAGTTTGATTTTTGAATATAATTACATAAAAGAAAAAGTAGAAGAGAAATATAATAATTTAATGGGTAATTTAAGCAGCTAA
- a CDS encoding N-acetylneuraminate synthase family protein: MNKYKKPFVIAEIGCNHKGDMEIAKELIKIAAIFCNVDAVKFQKRNNKELLTAEQYNAPHPNVSNSYGATYGEHREYLEFDVHQHAVLKKYCEEVGIIYSTSVWDTTSAKEMASLEPEFLKIPSACNNNFEMLGWLCDNYKGEIHISTGMTTKDETETLVNYFIEKGRNKDLVLYNCTSGYPVPFEDVCLLDINLLTQKYGDKVKHIGFSGHHLGIAVDIAAYTLGANIIERHYTIDRTWKGTDHAASLEPMGLRKLSRDLQAVYQALTFKSTDILPIEQVQRDKLKNQKV, translated from the coding sequence ATGAATAAGTATAAAAAACCTTTTGTAATCGCCGAAATCGGTTGCAATCACAAGGGAGATATGGAGATTGCAAAAGAGCTGATCAAAATTGCAGCTATTTTTTGTAACGTAGATGCCGTAAAGTTCCAAAAGCGAAATAATAAAGAATTATTGACAGCCGAACAATATAATGCGCCCCATCCCAATGTTTCCAATTCGTATGGAGCTACTTATGGTGAGCATCGGGAATATTTAGAATTTGATGTTCATCAGCATGCAGTATTAAAAAAATATTGTGAAGAAGTAGGTATCATTTATTCTACTTCAGTATGGGATACCACTTCAGCAAAAGAAATGGCATCACTTGAGCCTGAGTTTCTAAAAATACCATCGGCTTGTAATAATAATTTTGAAATGCTAGGTTGGTTGTGTGATAATTATAAAGGAGAAATTCATATTTCTACCGGTATGACCACCAAAGATGAAACAGAAACATTGGTAAACTATTTTATAGAAAAAGGACGAAACAAAGATTTAGTATTATATAATTGTACCTCAGGATATCCTGTTCCTTTTGAAGATGTATGTTTGTTGGACATTAATTTGTTAACTCAAAAATATGGTGATAAAGTAAAGCATATCGGTTTTTCCGGTCATCATTTAGGAATTGCAGTAGATATTGCTGCTTATACTCTAGGAGCCAATATCATCGAAAGGCATTACACTATTGACAGGACTTGGAAAGGTACAGATCATGCGGCTTCTCTGGAACCAATGGGCTTGCGTAAACTCTCCCGTGATTTGCAGGCAGTTTATCAGGCTTTAACTTTTAAATCAACTGATATATTGCCAATTGAGCAAGTTCAAAGAGATAAATTAAAGAACCAAAAAGTCTAA
- a CDS encoding glycosyltransferase family 2 protein, whose protein sequence is MITLVLTNRNRDLQTIKKCLDSLKHQTNQNFELFFVDYGSDFEYVKGLKLLLLEYSKIIFINCPVSGQLWNKSRAINIALRQSNTPYFIVGDVDMLFRDDFIEKNHILKSEQKAIYFKVGFLSKVESQKTKRFENYVVNHYSTKEATGITLYPTFLLKQINGYDEFYHGWGAEDTDVHIRLQNAGSDVEFYEEEVLLLHQWHAKTYRSTKSKQPFHFNLEKINQRYLQQTKKIEVVKANLGFEWGLVPDKEAYSELNSPCEIVEITNEIFEVEAFLKGSMMKYKGKTVCFEIKKHLLNKDFKNKLKKWLGKKYLAFYTLEQINNDILGTLIMQYRNQPYQYAFSQETESIVLKIKL, encoded by the coding sequence ATGATTACTCTAGTCTTAACCAATCGTAATCGTGATTTACAAACCATAAAGAAATGTCTGGATTCTTTAAAGCATCAAACCAATCAGAATTTTGAATTATTTTTTGTTGATTATGGAAGTGATTTTGAATATGTAAAGGGATTAAAGCTTTTGTTGCTAGAGTATTCTAAAATTATATTTATAAATTGTCCAGTTTCAGGACAATTATGGAACAAATCTCGGGCTATAAATATTGCCTTAAGACAAAGCAATACTCCTTATTTTATTGTTGGTGATGTGGATATGTTATTCCGTGACGATTTTATAGAAAAAAATCATATATTAAAATCGGAACAAAAAGCAATTTATTTTAAAGTGGGTTTTTTAAGTAAAGTAGAATCCCAAAAAACGAAAAGGTTTGAGAATTATGTTGTTAATCATTATTCTACCAAAGAAGCTACCGGTATTACATTGTATCCAACATTTTTATTAAAGCAGATAAACGGGTACGATGAGTTTTATCATGGTTGGGGAGCTGAAGATACCGATGTACACATTCGTTTGCAAAATGCAGGTAGTGATGTAGAGTTCTACGAAGAAGAAGTTTTGTTATTACACCAATGGCACGCTAAAACGTATCGGTCGACAAAGAGCAAACAGCCTTTTCATTTTAATTTGGAAAAAATAAATCAACGTTATTTGCAACAGACAAAAAAAATAGAAGTGGTAAAAGCAAATTTAGGTTTTGAATGGGGATTGGTTCCTGATAAAGAGGCTTATTCTGAATTAAATTCACCCTGTGAAATAGTCGAAATAACTAACGAAATATTTGAAGTAGAAGCCTTTTTAAAAGGGAGTATGATGAAATACAAAGGTAAAACTGTGTGTTTTGAAATAAAAAAACATTTATTGAATAAGGATTTTAAAAATAAGCTCAAAAAATGGTTAGGTAAAAAGTATTTAGCGTTTTATACTTTGGAGCAAATCAATAATGATATTTTAGGGACTTTGATTATGCAGTATAGGAATCAGCCTTATCAATATGCTTTTTCACAAGAAACAGAGTCAATTGTTTTGAAAATTAAATTGTAG
- a CDS encoding glycosyltransferase family 4 protein, with protein sequence MSSKYVVDICTTGTITRKSQVFDFNKEQKVYEIKALLFHQFFSLKLLAFFSFFKNGRKGKVSDFVNNAFAKRFLDYDEKVKIVLEHLIKDYEAILIVAQLSTGLVGDAIKIAKNINKKILFRTTGTITFSDYDFIESVDCFIHHSQNNAKQIENKRKHKFVIIDQCAYNEIDLLQIPLVNHEVKKFLTLARLEKEKNVDEVIKAFLKVKGDDDVLYVVGDGTEIQNLKKIAKNEKSVIFTGFIKNHDLHQYFSEVDCIIIPYYKFETGPLTGIEAMASARIIISARTGAMPERMKGTMNNFWFDYNNFESFKKVFLEVKSLNEIQINEISKNLKEKYKMEYCLSKIGNDYLKVVSKFLN encoded by the coding sequence TTGTCCTCAAAATATGTAGTTGATATTTGCACAACAGGCACTATAACCAGAAAATCACAGGTATTTGACTTTAATAAAGAGCAAAAAGTTTATGAAATTAAGGCCCTTTTGTTTCATCAGTTTTTCTCTCTAAAACTGCTGGCTTTTTTTAGTTTTTTTAAAAATGGTCGTAAAGGTAAAGTAAGTGATTTTGTAAATAATGCCTTTGCAAAGCGTTTTTTGGATTATGATGAAAAAGTAAAAATTGTTTTAGAGCATTTAATTAAAGATTATGAGGCTATTTTAATAGTGGCACAGCTATCTACAGGGCTAGTTGGTGATGCGATAAAAATTGCCAAAAACATAAACAAAAAGATACTTTTTAGAACGACAGGAACGATTACTTTTTCGGATTATGATTTTATTGAATCAGTAGATTGTTTCATTCATCATTCGCAAAATAATGCGAAACAAATTGAGAACAAAAGGAAACATAAATTTGTAATTATAGATCAATGTGCTTATAATGAAATAGATTTGTTGCAAATTCCACTAGTGAACCATGAGGTAAAGAAATTTTTAACTTTAGCAAGATTAGAGAAAGAAAAGAATGTGGACGAAGTGATTAAAGCTTTTTTGAAAGTTAAAGGGGATGATGATGTACTCTATGTGGTTGGCGATGGAACAGAAATTCAAAATTTAAAAAAGATTGCTAAAAATGAAAAGAGTGTAATTTTTACAGGATTTATAAAAAACCATGATTTGCATCAATACTTTTCAGAGGTAGATTGTATAATTATTCCCTATTATAAATTTGAAACGGGACCATTAACAGGAATAGAGGCCATGGCAAGTGCGCGAATTATTATATCGGCTAGGACAGGAGCAATGCCAGAAAGAATGAAAGGGACTATGAATAATTTTTGGTTTGATTATAATAATTTTGAATCTTTTAAAAAGGTGTTTTTGGAGGTTAAAAGTTTAAATGAAATACAAATAAATGAAATATCTAAAAATTTAAAGGAAAAATACAAAATGGAATATTGTTTATCTAAAATAGGGAACGATTATTTAAAAGTTGTGAGCAAATTTTTAAATTGA